A genomic stretch from Halichoerus grypus chromosome 7, mHalGry1.hap1.1, whole genome shotgun sequence includes:
- the TLX1 gene encoding T-cell leukemia homeobox protein 1, with protein MEHLGPHHLHPGHAEPISFGIDQILNSPDQGGCMGPASRLQDGEYGLGCLVGGAYAYGGGGPAAGAGAGGAGAYGAGGPSGPGGPASGGGGGACSMGPLAGSYNVNMALAGGPGPGGGGGGGGGGGGGGGALSAAGVIRVPAHRPLAGAVAHPQPLATGLPTVPSVPAVPGVNNLTGLTFPWMESNRRYTKDRFTGHPYQNRTPPKKKKPRTSFTRLQICELEKRFHRQKYLASAERAALAKALKMTDAQVKTWFQNRRTKWRRQTAEEREAERQQANRILLQLQQEAFQKSLAQPLPADPLCVHNSSLFALQNLQPWSDDSTKITSVTSVASACE; from the exons ATGGAGCACCTGGGCCCGCACCATCTCCACCCGGGCCATGCGGAGCCCATCAGCTTCGGCATCGACCAGATCCTCAACAGCCCGGACCAAGGCGGCTGCATGGGGCCCGCCTCGCGCCTCCAGGACGGAGAATACGGCCTTGGCTGTTTGGTTGGAGGCGCCTACGCGTACGGCGGCGGGGGCCCcgcggccggggcgggggccgggggcgcgggggcCTATGGTGCTGGCGGTCCGAGCGGCCCTGGTGGCCCggcgagcggcggcggcggcggcgcctgcAGCATGGGCCCGCTGGCTGGCTCCTACAACGTGAACATGGCCTTGGCGGGCGGCCCTGgtcccggcggcggcggcgggggcggcggcggcggcggcggcggcgggggggccCTGAGCGCTGCGGGGGTGATTCGGGTGCCGGCGCATAGGCCGCTAGCTGGAGCGGTGGCCCACCCTCAGCCTCTGGCTACCGGCTTGCCCACCGTGCCCTCCGTGCCTGCGGTGCCGGGTGTCAACAACCTCACCGGCCTCACCTTCCCCTGGATGGAGAGTAACCGCAGATACACAAAGGACAGGTTCACAG GTCACCCCTATCAGAACCGGACGCCCCCCAAGAAGAAGAAGCCGCGCACGTCCTTCACGCGCCTGCAGATCTGCGAGCTGGAGAAGCGCTTCCACCGCCAGAAGTACCTGGCCTCGGCCGAGCGCGCCGCCCTGGCCAAGGCGCTCAAAATGACCGACGCGCAGGTCAAAACCTGGTTCCAGAACCGGCGGACGAAGTGGAG GCGGCAGACCGCCGAGGAGCGTGAGGCCGAAAGGCAGCAGGCGAACCGCATCCTCCTGCAGCTGCAGCAGGAGGCCTTCCAGAAGAGTCTGGCGCAGCCCTTGCCCGCCGACCCGCTGTGCGTGCACAACTCTTCGCTCTTCGCCCTGCAGAACCTGCAGCCCTGGTCCGACGACTCCACCAAGATCACCAGCGTCACGTCGGTGGCTTCGGCCTGCGAGTGA